In the genome of Stomoxys calcitrans chromosome 4, idStoCalc2.1, whole genome shotgun sequence, the window CAAAATGTTGTGGTTACAAACATATCGCCTGTAAAAATAATAAGGTAAGTTCTAAAACATACCCAGGAATAAGGGAGAAGTTCCTTATTAGTTTTTGCTTATTTCCCTACAGCAATTTGGGCCACAATGTAAAAGATCTGCCACCATTATACCGATGACTCAAGATCTTATTAACATTATCCTTCATGGTCACAACGAGGCACGTAACCTAATGGCCAATGGTACCTATGGCTTCCCAACAGCCAGACGCTTGGGAGTTATCGCTTGGGAGAACAGTTTAGCCCAGGTGGCTGACTATAATGTCAGACAATGTAACCCCGTCATGGATCAATGCCGCAACACTTTATATTTCAAATTCGTTGGACAAAATATAGGCATATCCAACTGGAACTCCAGAGAGCAGCAATACACTGTCGAAGAAGTTATACGTCATCAAATAAGAAAATGGATCTCACAACGGCGTTTTGCGACCACCAAAGATATGCAATCTTATCCTTTCAAGCTACCAGAGTAAGTTTGATAGAATTCTGCATATGTGACCAACACGTTTTGATTTAATTCGATATTACCTTGCAGAATTACCTTCGGACATTTTGCCGTTATGATGCTTCAAAAGGCAAATCGAGTAGGATGTGCCATACAGCGGGAAACGGAACCTGATGGTTATGTACGCCAGGCTATGACATGCAACTACTCGCACGATCTTGTTGTCGGACAACCCGTTTATGCTATGGGCCCAACTGCTTCAGCCTGTAACGCTGGTATCAGCCCCGTCTACCCAAATCTGTGTACAGTTTTTGAGGCTATGTATCCAAATCAAATTGGCGTTTTTTGAGCTCTttcataaaagaaaaataaattgtatatcaagttgagaaaaaaaaacaaacaaacaatccttTATATCTTTatttgctaaaaattaaaaaaacaaagtaggttgaaaagagggtgtggatattaattcgccccatgccactatgggcgtGCTCTAATAAAGTAACCACGAaaaagttaagaattccgtgctactttcaaAGTCCTTAGgatggttaggttgaaaagacggtGAGAATATCAAtccggcccatgccactatggctacaactaagccagtattcggcttgttgtgccccCAAATACTATAAAGTTACCTCGTaatagaaaatctaagttagaaattcagcgctacttaaaaaatccttaattgttttccataacaagcccctaagttggttcatgtctggtattgtgttcccaccaaAGTACTGGTGTCTgtaagccgcgaaagccgggcatcttccccacatgccctacacatgctatcacttgccgcagcgattttgcacaagtgagctcgtagtcctatgtgtcccgttcaGATACCGAAAGCTACGCTGACcttctttttacttcctttcagtaatagcctaatCTTCTcgtgatccggatctccccacagGATTTCCACCATCCTATCGGTCGTTTTGCTGTACCCCAGTGATAAATGCGAGTTCGTATCCCACGCGCTTTACTCGgcatgcgtcgacccgaaaggccatGTAAAAGAGCGACCATTTTAAAGTGGGATAGGTTCTTTGGACCGAtgtttgcgccctctagaggctcaacaagccaaatcgggcaattggtttatatgtaagATATATTAAGTTATGAGCCGAATTAGATAATACTAAGCGTTTATTttggaattgaaaaaaaattttgaggacaaaatttaatcaaatcgaATAATTATTGTGcccatgggagctttatcaggttatagaactaTTTACACCATACgcggctgttggaagtcaaagcagaaCTTTGGGCGGATGGTAATTatcttttagaggctcaagaagtcaaatctgaagattaGTTGTTATGGCCAATTGTATCAGATAATGGACAATTTTAACCAATATATGGtagaattgttgaaagtcacaacggtACAGGTAATACAAAGTCAGgatccgctatatcaggttatgaactgatttaactcatacttcgcacagttgtgggaagtcataacaaaacacctcatccaaatcggataataattgcgccctctagagtcttaagaagtcaagatccatgatcggtttttatggcagccatAAGCGTAAAAAGGTCTCTGAGAGGAGGGCTAAGCACCCCTCAGAAAAGAATTTTAGAAAATTGCATTGATTTCGATCGAATCCGATAACTTTATTGCTATCCAAAGAGTTTAAGGTTTTCCGTGCTACTAATACAATCCCTAATTGTTCCCCATACAATGCCCCTAAGTtaattcatgtctggtattgtgtcccccacCTATAAACCGGTGtctgttccaacgtctcatcatcttccacacatgccctacacatactatcacttggCGCACCTATTTTACATAAGGGAGCGCGTAGTcttatgtgccccgttatgatactgcCTTCTTCTTAGTAACATTTAGACTTGTTTTCTAACGACCTGAATCttctaactaaatttcccatgaacattccattaagcaacaggggatacttctctcattccaatgagtgcagtacgattcaaattCAAGCCCACTGATAAGGGGGCCTCCTTCTTTATGCCGAGTTTGAACGGAGTGCAGCATAGCGGCCGCTTGGTAGAGAAGGGAGAGTATGGcggaatacctcacaaatgaagcCACCATCAATAAGGGGATAACccccgctggaaattttgctgATGCTCACGcagagatttgaacccagacgttcggcgtcataggaggacactCGATCTGGATCTCCGTTAAGCTTTTCCACAGTTTTACATTCGCTTTcatcgcccacacccttaactcggattgcatCGACCCGGGTGACTCAAGTTTAATGATGGCAATACTCTGGCCTTCACGGCCAACTCGTTTGCtccttcattcccccttactccgctatgacccggcacccaaaaaaTGTGGATTGTGctatcctcagaaaaggcggtAATCTtaaactccaagactgttcgtgacctttccTACCTGGTTATTATGCCCTGAAGACCAGCTTACTGTCTGTAaaaatgttcatactcgacattCTCCCGTTAAAATCCACACGACCTCATGTATTCAGtcgtatatgtatcgcccggatctccgcctcctCAGGCGGATCTCCTCCGAACCGTATAatggtcagacagtcgaaaACAGGTCTCAGTcaatgggttctcaatgtagacccacagTTCCCATCGTTGATCCATatatgtagcatgaacttccctGACTACGCCGCTGGAAGcaatgccgctggcagcaatgccttgcactcgacctgaGGCGTCGTGTAAAGTATCCGggcggaaacctcttccattccttccaggttttctatcgccACCTCAATTATACTGCGATGCTGTGACATGCTACCATCCTCTATTCATTAtcgcatcgccttaagtctcatagccgcagtggctgcctcacactaaatCCGTATGTCTCCGAGTCGGATATCGATATCTAGAGAAGTCTCCAGGGACTTGGTGGGCGTagtccacctatgccaagacaacaaattctctgaacctgttgtattatccttacattGCACGTGTTCTCCgtcgcagttcaccaaactaagTAAGTATGGGCCTAACCACGCTCCtgaagagccagtggactatgatcgggttcaggccccatttcgagcccgaACCACCCGAACCAttctgaatgtgatacttccaattaagtttcctatacaagatcactcctaagtattagaccttttcagatatcgaaatcgttttgttgaggaaacgtggtgtgtcaaattggcccaccatcCACTTTCTcttgaacaggcagatttcagtcttctctgcgtTAACATTGGACCCCTTGGTCTAAACCAGGCGTATTCCATctccgcttaagaaagcccaaacacttgaatgcttctttcaaaACTTCGAATATATGTTTTCACCAGCGTGGAGAGAATCGATTGCTCAACATCAATACCGCCGATGGGTCTTACGTGCATTAAAAACTACTCTGTTCAATCGACCCCACTTTGAAATGCCCAGCAAGTCCCAACAGAGTGTAGCATTCATAATCCACCTCCTGTCTTCAATCTCATGAAGGCTCGATCTATGGTCGAGGCGTGTGAATGACAGAGGTTACTATCAACCGCAAATGGACAGATCAGATTCGAAGTCTTACTCAAAAGATCGTCaaggaaaataaagaaaatgaagagaaaaaggacagagccttgttgtacacctgcggtcaatttgtattCAATGGTTGAGAACTCATCTATAACAACTCGTACCGTGCGATCTCGAAGAAAGCTCGATGTAAATCGACCGAAGTCATTCGCCATACCCCAAAAGCGACTAGCTTTGACAAAAGTGCACTATGCCAAACCCCatcaacgttccgacagaaatgccatCCGGTATCcctagagcgatttctgcggaacccatactgccGGTCGCTAAGAATATCATTAGACTCCGAATAAcacacaagatggtgattaaccatactctccataaccttggaaagcGTGGAGCACATCGCAGTTGGTGATCAGCTGATCGTTCGCAACTCGACAGAATATCTGGGGCATCGAACCAGATACGTCTTCAATCAcagggagtggttgattgctgtCCGACAAGaaagaatttcctgcaaacatttcagtcagtaggttagccttatcaaacgGGTCATTGAATATCTGGCCATCTTAAACAAACAAAGTCGGGATAGTCGATGGGTTACCCCCATTACTCTTTTTACAAATGACCAAAAATCTCTTACTTCCCCTTGAAGAAGCAATGACATTGGCACGTACACgttgttcgtaaagaaatttttcgcacCTAAGTACCTTGGTACACGAAGCTTTCCTGTTTGCCCAGCAATTTAGTATTGGCGTTTTTGTTCAGaattggcgtttttttttttcgttctgaCAGCATTACTGCATGTCTGGTTAAGCCAACTCTTATCCTTTGGTCCTTGTGGAAATAAATGACTTCATTCCAATTAGGATTATCCCTTCTATCATTTTAGCCACAGCACGTATGTCGTCGTTCaagaatcaaaattttcaattaaaattctgAGTTTGGCCCAACTTGTTTTTTcgtatatcaaaattttttatgaagagGTCAAGAATATTGTTTTGGTGCCTTTAGACACACGAAATATGCATCGGTTCATTTACTTGTTAGGTCAATTCACTCTATGTGCGGCGAAGAGCTCGGCGTGTTGGTACTCTGGAGTCGGGAAAGCCAGGAGTAGTTGTGGAAGGAATACCTTCCACAATTTTATTAATGAAGTAGCCATTTTTGGTAGCCTCTCTTTTCGTGTTTGGACTTCTATAAAGAAATCCCAAATGCAGAATGTGTTTTCCAAAACTGAACTTTATCCAAACATAATTAAGTTCTGGATATTGggagcagtgttgccactcgagaaaattgttttctaccaaaatttaagaacagtcttaccaaacccgaccaaaacctaccaaatgttctacaagccaaaaatgcgaaatgtgtttttatacccaccaccgaagagttggccattttgaCATTCCATTTCCAAGACATCATATTATACATTTtaaaccctacaaagtataatcATCGTTATATTCATAGACGATCTGGACATTTCCAACCGTCTgacttaagttcaaagatggcctgtaacttgatatagcaccattTATTCCCATCTCCCTATAACAAATATTGAGTTCATAACAGCCGAATTTTTGCCCTGATTTAATGAACAACCGTTCATTTAAGGGTTTGAGCCCAGAAATGCgcttttactacccattttTGCCGTGCCAGAGAGTTGCATGAACCCCTCAACGTCTGAGTATGGACCAAAACTGACCATATTTCTTTGCAGCTGCAAGATAGCCAAGTTTTCCaattgaaggcattgaacgcatAAAAGTCCAATTTGCTGcccagaatttaaaaatttgtaaagagATCCCTAGAACTCGTACCAGTTATAGTCAATATCAGAGCTTATAAGCGTATAAGGGCATATGCTCCCTTTTTCTTGAAGTTTGAAGTAGTGAGACCCCTTTTAAGAATAtttggctcctcgacatccatggttttattctgcactcttgACGACTTTACAGAAACGACTTAAAGTGAAACAATTTTGAATCATTCTCGGCGATTTTTCAATTAATTACTTGGTACATAAATGTTGGAAAACTCTACCAAATTACGAAGTTAATAAAAATCTACCAATTTTGGTTGGaccctaccaaaaacggcaacactgattaTGAGCCTAGGTGTATCATGAGCCTAATATATCACGTACATTTACAACAAGGCCCCTGTGGGAAACAAAAAGAGACAGGGTCTAGCGGGGAATGAGGCGGCTAACAATCTGGCAAGTGTAGCCTACCCTGTTCAAACTTTTAAGTAGAAAAGACGTTTTCTACGTTGACCAAGTACCACTTGGGTCCTTTCAATCTAACTTTTTAGAAAAGGCGAAACAGGCAACTCTTGTCCCTATACAGCAGCAATAGGGCTATAAGCAACCATTTGgtgtttaaaccgcgtgtcatgcactgacTGTATACTACagttattatatttttacttctattggttgcccaaaaagtaattgcggatttttcatatagtcggcgttgacaaattttttcacagcttgtgactctgtaattgcattctttcttctgtcagttatcagctgttacttttagcttgctttagaaaaaaaagtgtaaaaaaagtatatttgattaaatttcattctaagttttattaaaaacgcatttactttcaattactttttgggcaacccaatatatggttattgttgtagcagtgtgttgtacgtCGAGATGGCAACTCcggccgatgaagaactccatcgggtcaatccggtacccacaaccggctgccatgggattgacttcTATATAGAGCTGTCAAATGGTTGACGGTAAATA includes:
- the LOC106086908 gene encoding antigen 5 like allergen Cul n 1-like, yielding MVTHNGFLIVLLLAVVGSSLAFDYCNDKDTKCCGYKHIACKNNKQFGPQCKRSATIIPMTQDLINIILHGHNEARNLMANGTYGFPTARRLGVIAWENSLAQVADYNVRQCNPVMDQCRNTLYFKFVGQNIGISNWNSREQQYTVEEVIRHQIRKWISQRRFATTKDMQSYPFKLPEITFGHFAVMMLQKANRVGCAIQRETEPDGYVRQAMTCNYSHDLVVGQPVYAMGPTASACNAGISPVYPNLCTVFEAMYPNQIGVF